Proteins encoded by one window of Dietzia sp. B32:
- a CDS encoding PspC domain-containing protein, translated as MSRTSTTDLPSELRSLWRTRPVRTPDDSKIAGVCGGFGRRYGIDPVLFRVAFVVAALWGGAGVFLYALMWLLLRSAGDEVSSGEALLGKGRASGSKVTAVVLVVVVLLSAPTFGGSGETLLVGAGFLMIAAMLAGWYGLHRRTPVPPTGWAEVSAVRPPAARDTRAATGTGPWRAPGASQEPGSGPDAPFGPPVPPSWDPLGAAPFAWDLPEPGVAPAPAAPTRPRSRLTKVTLGLALIATAVSVGLSTLGGLTWLDATRIAAIALSVVAGGLLVGAVTRRGHGLLVVAGPLAGFVLLASLVQVPTGGWENIGEHRVEITSPTQLDTPVTHELGTVTVDMRGLELDEDRSYSITNEVGEVRVLLPDGLAVDATCRTDVGSVDCPDRPADTDGPVLTLDITNDMGNVKVTR; from the coding sequence ATGTCCAGAACGAGCACCACCGACCTCCCATCAGAGCTCCGCTCACTGTGGCGGACCCGACCCGTCCGGACCCCGGACGATTCCAAGATCGCCGGTGTCTGCGGCGGCTTCGGTCGGCGCTACGGCATCGACCCGGTCCTCTTCCGCGTCGCGTTCGTCGTCGCCGCCCTGTGGGGTGGGGCGGGAGTGTTCCTGTACGCACTGATGTGGCTGCTCCTGCGCTCCGCCGGGGACGAGGTCTCCTCCGGCGAGGCGCTCCTGGGGAAGGGCCGGGCGTCGGGCTCCAAGGTGACCGCGGTGGTCCTCGTCGTCGTCGTCCTCCTGTCCGCCCCCACCTTCGGCGGTTCCGGGGAGACCCTCCTCGTCGGCGCCGGGTTCCTCATGATCGCGGCGATGCTCGCCGGCTGGTACGGCCTGCACCGGCGCACCCCCGTCCCGCCCACCGGATGGGCGGAGGTCTCCGCGGTGCGGCCCCCCGCGGCGCGCGACACCCGCGCGGCCACCGGCACCGGCCCCTGGCGCGCCCCCGGGGCGTCCCAGGAGCCCGGTTCCGGACCCGACGCCCCGTTCGGCCCCCCGGTCCCGCCCTCGTGGGACCCCCTCGGCGCCGCACCGTTCGCCTGGGATCTGCCCGAGCCGGGCGTCGCCCCCGCCCCGGCCGCACCCACCCGACCCCGCTCGCGCCTGACCAAGGTCACGCTCGGCCTGGCGCTCATCGCGACCGCCGTCAGCGTCGGCCTGTCCACATTGGGCGGACTGACCTGGCTCGACGCCACCCGGATCGCCGCGATCGCCCTCTCGGTGGTGGCCGGCGGACTGCTCGTGGGCGCCGTCACCCGCCGCGGACACGGGCTGCTCGTGGTGGCCGGCCCGCTCGCCGGGTTCGTGCTGCTGGCGTCCCTCGTCCAGGTGCCCACCGGCGGTTGGGAGAACATCGGCGAACATCGCGTGGAGATCACCTCCCCCACGCAGCTCGACACACCGGTCACCCACGAACTGGGCACCGTCACCGTGGACATGCGGGGCCTCGAACTGGACGAGGACCGCAGCTACAGCATCACCAACGAGGTCGGTGAGGTGCGGGTGCTGCTGCCCGACGGCCTCGCCGTGGACGCCACCTGCCGGACCGACGTCGGCTCCGTCGACTGCCCCGACCGCCCCGCCGACACCGACGGGCCGGTCCTGACCCTGGACATCACCAACGACATGGGAAACGTGAAGGTCACCCGATGA